The Cydia pomonella isolate Wapato2018A chromosome 20, ilCydPomo1, whole genome shotgun sequence genome contains a region encoding:
- the LOC133528789 gene encoding venom serine carboxypeptidase-like has product MHLVLLFLFTCVNLGSALFPYVYPKIELTASLSGDAGTPLYLTPFLKNGSIDAAQKLSRVSLTTKLGFESHAGFFTVDEHYQSNLYFWYFPTFSKDPNAPVILWLQGGPGGSSLFGLFTEIGPLVATKKGFKLRKHHWALNSHLIFIDNPVGTGFSFTKNEEGYCTDENCVALGLYNAMQQFFTLFPKLRSHKFFITGESYAGKYIPALGMEIHNQNPTAVNKINLQGMAMGNAYCDPANQLDYGNYLYQHGLIDNNQLQVFEKLQAKIAAEIRKENWVQADLLMDVMMDGDVKNFSYFKNYTGFDNYYNFLKTSEVDITIFAKLLQDDKARESIHVGNLPFHSGKEVQLHLALDILKSVAPYVKTLLSHYRILIYNGQLDIIVAYPLTEKFLQNLDFSSAEEYKTAPRKIWRVGDEVAGYRKRAGNLTELLVRNAGHMVPHDQPKWAFDMITRFIQGKM; this is encoded by the coding sequence ATgcatttagttttattatttctgTTTACATGTGTAAATTTAGGATCCGCGTTGTTCCCCTACGTGTATCCTAAGATCGAACTTACAGCATCGCTCTCTGGAGACGCCGGTACACCATTATATctcactccttttttgaagaatggCTCCATAGATGCGGCGCAAAAGCTTTCCCGAGTATCTTTGACTACCAAACTTGGCTTCGAGAGCCATGCCGGCTTTTTCACTGTGGACGAACATTATCAATCTAACCTGTACTTCTGGTACTTTCCGACGTTTTCCAAAGATCCAAATGCACCAGTTATTCTGTGGTTGCAAGGCGGGCCCGGCGGCAGTTCTTTATTCGGACTCTTCACAGAAATAGGGCCTTTAGTTGCTACTAAGAAAGGCTTTAAATTGAGGAAGCACCACTGGGCATTGAACAGCCATCTTATTTTCATAGACAACCCTGTTGGCACAGGATTTAGTTTTACCAAGAACGAAGAAGGTTATTGTACTGACGAAAACTGTGTTGCACTAGGCTTGTACAATGCAATGCAACAATTCTTCACCCTATTTCCTAAGTTAAGAAGCCACAAGTTTTTTATAACCGGGGAATCATATGCTGGGAAGTATATACCAGCTTTAGGTATGGAGATACATAATCAAAATCCTACAGctgttaataaaattaacctACAAGGTATGGCAATGGGAAATGCTTACTGTGATCCTGCTAACCAGCTAGATTACGGTAACTACTTGTATCAACATGGACTTATAGATAATAATCAATTACAAGTATTTGAGAAGCTCCAAGCAAAAATTGCAGCTGAAATAAGAAAAGAAAACTGGGTACAAGCAGATTTACTCATGGATGTAATGATGGATGGAGATGTGAAAAACTTCTCATACTTCAAAAACTACACTGGTTTTGATAACTATTATAATTTTCTTAAAACAAGTGAAGTAGACATTACTATATTTGCTAAATTGCTGCAGGATGACAAAGCTCGAGAGAGCATTCATGTTGGAAACTTGCCTTTTCACTCCGGTAAAGAAGTGCAGTTACATTTAGCATTAGACATACTGAAATCTGTGGCACCATATGTTAAAACATTACTTTCTCACTACCGAATACTTATATACAATGGACAGCTAGACATAATTGTTGCTTATCCGCTAACGGAAAAGTTTCTACAGAATTTAGACTTCAGCTCTGCTGAGGAGTATAAAACTGCTCCGAGGAAGATATGGAGGGTCGGGGATGAAGTGGCAGGGTACAGGAAGAGAGCTGGCAACTTGACAGAGTTGCTGGTGAGAAATGCTGGCCATATGGTGCCGCATGATCAGCCCAAGTGGGCATTTGATATGATTACGCGTTTTATTCAAGGCAAAATGTGA
- the LOC133528790 gene encoding cell division control protein 45 homolog — MFVEDLKNDFYNVLLGNRVLLLVHYDVDAICTCKILQGLFKCDNISYTLVPVGGIAELKQAYEENNEEIKYVCLVNCGGTIDLVDILQPEEDVVFFVLDCHKPTDVCNVYSDGQVRLVYKDEEEKIPNFDDIFRDDEDEEEQESEGGREGLEARVERRRARRAWEERRDTLMFNYTQFSYYGKPSALVALDLSWLVSRLGPREAWAGAVASAAHEAWGARGAAACLLDAALLTRARSHSTDNSVELVLEKDAPLPLYRWWSLESALKHSPAIGPFLKLHSLAGVSRLRQLLADMGFPLQQARQAYRSMDVELRRGLLEALEAAGGRLGLRDVSRTAYILRRAHAPPLSALDAVYATAALLEHETIPRSEGFQLALSALDLESENESLRLGIQSAQRSLEAVARLVNATLSARALHLAGPFTYFIVHEGTPEAAWVSGPTWLGVAARWAADAAGARALVASAPLDAQRCIMLGVPPRRQEPANLFGAAFSQAAAKSGVSVSLDHVDSSVVTLPTAQRAQFLDALTALLADT, encoded by the exons ATGTTCGTCGAAGACCTGAAGAACGATTTCTACAACGTACTATTAGGCAAC AGGGTGTTGTTGTTGGTCCACTACGACGTCGACGCGATATGTACGTGTAAAATACTCCAGGGCTTATTTAAATGCGATAATATTTCGTATACTTTAGTGCCTGTGGGGGGTATTGCGGAATTGAAGCAAGCATATGAAGAGAACAATGAAGAGATAAAGTATGTGTGCCTGGTGAACTGTGGGGGCACTATAGACTTGGTGGACATCCTGCAGCCAGAGGAGGATGTGGTGTTCTTTGTGCTGGATTGTCATAAACCTACAGATGTATGCAATGTTTACAGTGATGGGCAG GTGAGATTAGTGTACAAGGATGAGGAAGAGAAGATCCCTAACTTTGATGACATCTTCAGGGACGATGAGGATGAAGAG GAACAGGAGTCGGAGGGCGGGCGCGAGGGCCTGGAGGCGCGCGTGgagcgccgccgcgcgcgccgcgcctgggAGGAGCGCCGCGACACGCTCATGTTCAACTACACGCAGTTCTCATACTACGGCAAGCCT AGCGCGCTGGTAGCCCTAGACTTGTCGTGGCTGGTGTCCCGCCTCGGGCCGCGAGAAGCCTGGGCCGGCGCGGTGGCCAGCGCGGCGCACGAGGCGtggggcgcgcgcggcgcggccgCCTGCCTGCTGGACGCCGCGCTGCTCACCCGCGCGCGGAGCCACAGCACTGATAAT tCAGTGGAGCTAGTTTTGGAAAAGGATGCTCCGCTGCCCCTATACCGCTGGTGGTCCTTGGAGAGCGCGCTGAAACACTCGCCCGCTATTGGGCCGTTCCTCAAACTACACTCCCTCGCCGGTGTGTCGAGGTTACGACAATTGTTGGCCGACATGGG ATTCCCGTTACAACAAGCACGACAAGCGTACCGCTCCATGGACGTGGAGCTCCGCCGCGGGCTGCTGGAGGCCCTGGAGGCCGCCGGCGGCCGCCTCGGCCTCCGCGACGTGTCTCGGACCGCGTATATACTGAG ACGCGCGCACGCGCCGCCGCTGTCGGCGCTGGACGCTGTGTACGCTACCGCCGCGCTGCTCGAACAC GAAACCATACCCCGCTCCGAAGGCTTCCAGCTCGCATTATCCGCCTTAGACCTAGAGAGTGAAAACGAGAGCCTTCGTCTAGGCATACAGTCAGCCCAACGGTCACTAGAAGCTGTCGCTAGACTTGTCAACGCTACACTATCAGCCAGAGCATTGCATCTGGCAGGACCCTTCACATACTTCATCGTTCACGAG GGCACTCCGGAGGCAGCGTGGGTGTCGGGCCCCACGTGGCTGGGCGTGGCGGCGCGCTGGGCGGCCGACGCGGCCGGCGCCCGCGCGCTCGTGGCCAGCGCGCCGCTCGACGCGCAGCGCTGCATCATGCTCGGcgtgccgccccgccgccaGGAGCCCGCCAA CTTATTCGGCGCCGCCTTCTCCCAAGCCGCGGCCAAGAGCGGCGTGTCCGTGTCGCTGGACCACGTGGACTCGTCGGTCGTGACGCTGCCCACGGCGCAAAGAGCGCAGTTCCTGGACGCGCTCACCGCGCTACTCGCCGATACCTGA
- the LOC133528888 gene encoding RNA polymerase II-associated protein 1, with product MLKRPNPEEDEEDILRMQEEYLREKNKDANFRPSASVTNLRPQVTETPKPSSSKSEKSVGRKPSKYAQSKGLKNEKQVRFESSTGSVMGDILEKNMEDVPKETEMNDDQVYYPKIIPSVMSHIIEKNTNCDLDLSFKPMPAQGFPVAMKCDFNVAPGSKSIHSLYIQKKQQEKVSKMDIDEPSNASKTNVSNQVNLPEKSYIVSSKDADVIHTENVNLLSKLSEKEILEEQQKLLAEMDPNLIKFIKAKRKNENPISVNDKHSPKSQKMSPQDVPMQSLVTDDGAWDNDILSHPNVNKWLHFDSLEKDKLEWVKGIKESNIITPDTPYEARFDFKGYLLPYTLPYTEETKTLFHHGEEPHRPGYTLTEIFELTRSMVTQQRVFALNTLAGVLEYYSAGTYKGIIDIPLSKILFVLRFSLDDKAEAIIEPSLKAIRNLIYNRIDEASLDALLGFEAGLQQPCLENDKSEIEELESKESELKDYHLAEVDIIAALLRTDILTRVQYILGNTKPDINSVQYCLQILTRLARDSPETAMTIVKMEHLMNSVKDIFKNYKNNHLSQLAMRLFRVLSLQSREIGESLLSKYFILEPVLQSISTVADRTSGLRVQIEAFCIMTNLLHHDLAVDESLSIFPILLSALYIHVQSTDVLVTSSVLNATHAGVILQFASKIWCTQKLPDSNKGQLCILLKEGARKWLAQISQNESYTCGHLRLLCSVLDCCKTIITFDQVDMGFLKESLNKLSNSAGFLYIVAHLESSSNLLSGIETKDLHFTKNLMCLGASVIDSELKTLPILNCLSPIPFLASLFNLLEAVNDERIAQTFVHNLEPYIEKLAHKSPSLSDNWFTRTETDLVISIIKNAVKIDVPESKKDLLYAVANKLCYILRVDKGGDLEFLFRNIVFNKQWFTAERLMNLVSLSDADGFSKALTSIEEIKLCYSTVINMSYKDTGANIVLRKWQEPILPRDWIYLPILHLYSKSQEQNPQKVLGLNVKASTAKEFVIRSSLEWILFNEYCFPDLLKDINVTDRFCRLMCVFLCDNSLFLDARIKILLQKCLEVLFKRSSEFNFDQQLTGLSNFQGFYIQFLEQFQSVSYGDCNFAACVLVPLAQRHDVKWRKLIWSEYAGCLRALDCPEYRLCYELKDYLYPEETEVSLIKSYHRALTSNLVRPSTTAYAIAQHHVEAWNRRKDQQI from the coding sequence ACGACGACCAGGTATACTATCCTAAAATCATACCTTCTGTTATGAGccatataatagaaaaaaacacaaattgtGATCTAGATTTGAGTTTCAAACCAATGCCTGCTCAAGGCTTTCCTGTAGCTATGAAATGCGATTTTAATGTAGCACCTGGTTCAAAAAGTATCCATTCATTATACATTCAAAAGAAGCAGCAAGAGAAAGTATCAAAAATGGATATTGATGAGCCATCAAATGCAAGTAAAACAAATGTGTCTAATCAAGTTAATCTTCCAGAAAAAAGTTACATTGTGTCTTCAAAAGATGCTGATGTCATCCATACTGAAAATGTTAATCTGTTAAGTAAACTGTCTGAAAAGGAAATATTGGAGGAACAGCAAAAATTACTTGCCGAAATGGATCCTAATTTGATTAAGTTTATCAAAGCTAAAAGGAAAAATGAGAACCCAATCTCAGTAAATGATAAACATTCGCCAAAGAGCCAGAAGATGTCACCTCAGGATGTACCAATGCAGTCATTAGTGACTGATGATGGTGCTTGGGATAATGACATACTATCCCACCCCAATGTCAATAAATGGCTGCATTTTGATTCATTAGAGAAGGATAAACTTGAGTGGGTTAAAGGCATAAAAGAAAGCAATATCATAACACCTGACACACCTTATGAAGCCCGCTTTGATTTCAAAGGGTACCTTTTACCATACACCTTACCTTATACAGAAGAAACCAAAACCCTTTTCCATCACGGTGAAGAACCTCATAGACCGGGATACACCCTTACAGAGATTTTTGAACTAACTCGCTCCATGGTAACTCAGCAAAGAGTCTTTGCTTTGAACACACTAGCGGGAGTTTTGGAATACTACTCTGCAGGCACTTACAAAGGCATAATAGACATACCGCTCagtaaaatactttttgttCTACGATTTTCATTAGATGACAAGGCAGAGGCTATTATTGAACCTTCCTTGAAAGCTATAAGAAACTTAATATATAATAGGATAGATGAAGCAAGTTTAGATGCCTTATTAGGATTTGAAGCCGGCCTGCAGCAGCCTTGTCTCGAAAATGACAAGTCAGAAATTGAAGAATTGGAATCAAAAGAGTCAGAATTAAAAGATTACCACTTGGCTGAAGTAGATATTATAGCAGCTCTATTGAGAACTGATATTCTTACAAGAGTACAGTACATTTTAGGAAATACAAAACCAGATATAAATTCTGTTCAATATTGCTTGCAAATTTTGACTAGACTTGCTAGAGATTCACCTGAAACAGCCATGACAATAGTTAAAATGGAACATTTGATGAACAGTGTTAAAGATATCTTTAAGAATTACAAGAATAACCATTTGTCACAACTAGCTATGAGGTTATTCAGAGTCCTTTCTTTACAATCAAGAGAGATTGGAGAGTCATTATTATCAAAGTACTTCATATTAGAACCTGTTTTGCAATCTATAAGCACAGTAGCAGACAGGACAAGTGGCCTTCGCGTCCAAATAGAAGCCTTCTGCATCATGACTAACTTGCTACACCATGATCTTGCTGTGGATGAATCCCTCTCCATATTTCCCATTTTATTATCAGCTTTGTACATACATGTCCAAAGCACAGATGTGTTAGTTACATCATCAGTATTGAATGCTACCCATGCGGGAGTAATTCTACAATTTGCCAGCAAAATATGGTGCACACAAAAACTGCCAGATAGTAATAAAGGGCAGCTCTGTATTTTACTGAAAGAAGGAGCGAGAAAATGGCTGGCGCAAATATCTCAAAATGAAAGTTACACTTGTGGTCACCTGCGCCTGCTGTGCTCTGTCCTGGACTGCTGTAAAACAATTATTACATTTGATCAAGTGGATATGGGCTTCTTAAAGGAATCCCTGAACAAACTTTCAAATTCTGCTGGATTTTTATACATCGTAGCACACCTTGAGTCAAGTTCGAATTTGCTGTCAGGAATAGAAACAAAAGATTTGCATTTCACTAAGAACTTGATGTGCCTTGGCGCATCAGTTATTGACTCTGAACTAAAAACATTACCAATACTTAACTGTTTGTCTCCTATCCCATTTCTAGCATCCTTGTTCAATCTTCTTGAAGCTGTGAATGACGAAAGAATCGCACAAACTTTTGTACATAACCTTGAGCCATACATCGAGAAACTCGCTCATAAATCGCCGAGTTTGAGTGATAATTGGTTCACAAGAACGGAGACAGATCTTGTGAtcagtataataaaaaatgccGTGAAAATTGACGTGCCTGAATCTAAGAAAGATTTGTTGTATGCTGTGGCTAACAAACTATGCTACATTCTTAGAGTTGATAAGGGTGGTGACCTGGAGTTTTTGTTTAGAAATATCGTGTTCAATAAGCAGTGGTTCACAGCGGAAAGGTTAATGAACCTGGTATCTTTGTCTGACGCTGATGGCTTCTCAAAGGCACTCACATCAATAGAAGAGATTAAATTGTGTTACAGCACAGTTATAAACATGAGTTACAAAGACACTGGCGCTAATATTGTACTCCGGAAATGGCAAGAACCGATCCTACCAAGAGACTGGATATATTTGCCCATTTTACATCTGTACAGCAAGAGTCAAGAGCAGAATCCTCAAAAAGTTCTGGGATTAAACGTCAAAGCGTCAACAGCGAAAGAGTTTGTCATCAGGAGCAGTTTAGAATGGATCTTATTTAACGAATACTGCTTTCCCGATCTCCTGAAAGACATAAACGTGACGGATAGATTCTGTCGATTAATGTGCGTTTTTCTGTGTGATAATTCTTTATTCTTGGATGCGAGGATCAAGATCCTGTTACAGAAATGCCTTGAGGTTTTATTTAAGAGGAGTAGCGAGTTCAACTTCGATCAACAGCTTACTGGATTGAGTAATTTCCAAGGATTTTACATTCAGTTTCTGGAGCAGTTCCAGTCGGTTAGTTACGGGGATTGCAACTTCGCTGCTTGCGTTTTAGTGCCTCTTGCTCAAAGACATGATGTAAAATGGCGGAAGCTCATTTGGTCTGAGTATGCGGGTTGCTTGAGGGCTCTGGATTGCCCAGAATACCGCTTGTGCTATGAATTGAAGGACTATTTATATCCAGAGGAGACTGAAGTGTCCCTGATAAAGTCATACCATCGCGCTTTGACGTCGAATCTGGTCAGACCTAGTACAACAGCATATGCAATAGCGCAGCACCACGTTGAAGCTTGGAATCGCCGAAAAGATCAGCAGATCTAG